The Lysobacter sp. genome includes a window with the following:
- the phoR gene encoding phosphate regulon sensor histidine kinase PhoR, whose product MPNDTRSAWLKTLGQLALVLLVALAIGLAIGKPWPVITVAALCVVGWHYWKLRQVLLRLTARQRFTPSAGDSVWNELDRLMFRGQSEMRGRKRRLIDMLRAYRAAAAALPDAIVVVERNSQRIQWFNEAATRLLGLRYPHDLGAALSDRLQPLPVAHWLASGRYAEPLLDTPSPARPDLRLSLRLIPYSDELWLLVARDVSKLMHLEQMRRDFVANVSHELRTPLTVVHGYLDMLDPAEKPDWAPMLTEMQRQSQRMTQLVEDLLMLSRLEAQEQLPEEVVSMVPMLTTLKREAEALSQRRHTITIEDDAGVDLWGSTKELHSAFSNLVGNAIRYTPAGGQIKIRFSSDRDGGPLLSVEDTGYGIPAAHLPRITERFYRVSTSRSRESGGTGLGLSIVKHVLNLHQARLEIESEVGRGSRFVCHFGRDRVRDRDAIHFSEDHA is encoded by the coding sequence CTGGTCCTGCTCGTGGCGCTTGCGATCGGCCTTGCCATCGGCAAGCCCTGGCCGGTGATCACTGTCGCCGCGCTGTGCGTGGTGGGCTGGCATTACTGGAAACTGCGCCAGGTGCTGTTGCGCCTGACCGCGCGGCAGCGGTTCACGCCATCGGCCGGCGACAGTGTCTGGAACGAACTCGATCGCCTGATGTTCCGCGGCCAGAGCGAGATGCGCGGGCGCAAGCGCCGCCTGATCGACATGCTCCGCGCCTATCGCGCCGCCGCCGCCGCGCTGCCCGACGCCATCGTCGTGGTCGAGCGCAACAGCCAGCGCATCCAATGGTTCAATGAAGCGGCAACACGCCTGCTGGGCCTGCGCTACCCGCACGACCTCGGCGCCGCACTCAGCGATCGCCTGCAGCCGCTGCCGGTCGCGCATTGGTTGGCGAGCGGGCGTTACGCCGAACCGCTGCTCGATACGCCCTCGCCCGCACGACCGGATCTGCGCCTGAGCCTGCGCTTGATCCCCTATTCCGACGAGCTCTGGCTGCTGGTCGCGCGCGACGTCAGCAAACTGATGCACCTCGAACAGATGCGGCGGGATTTCGTCGCCAACGTCTCGCACGAGCTGCGCACGCCGCTGACCGTGGTGCACGGTTATCTGGACATGCTCGATCCCGCCGAAAAGCCGGACTGGGCGCCCATGCTCACCGAAATGCAGCGTCAATCGCAGCGCATGACCCAACTGGTCGAAGACCTGTTGATGCTGTCGCGGCTCGAAGCGCAGGAACAGCTGCCCGAGGAAGTGGTTTCGATGGTGCCGATGCTGACCACGCTGAAGCGCGAGGCGGAAGCGCTGAGCCAGCGCCGGCATACGATCACGATCGAAGACGACGCCGGTGTTGATCTCTGGGGCTCGACCAAGGAACTGCACAGCGCCTTCTCGAATCTGGTCGGCAATGCGATCCGCTACACTCCCGCAGGCGGCCAGATCAAGATCCGCTTCTCCAGCGACCGCGACGGCGGCCCCCTGCTTTCGGTCGAGGATACCGGCTACGGCATTCCCGCCGCGCATCTTCCACGCATCACCGAACGCTTCTACCGCGTCTCCACCAGCCGTTCGCGCGAAAGCGGCGGTACCGGCCTCGGCCTTTCGATCGTGAAGCACGTGCTGAATCTGCATCAGGCGCGACTGGAGATCGAAAGCGAAGTCGGTCGGGGCAGCCGCTTCGTCTGCCATTTCGGCCGCGACCGCGTCCGCGACCGCGACGCCATCCATTTTTCCGAAGATCACGCATGA
- the ppk1 gene encoding polyphosphate kinase 1: MSPRTSARTSARTPPAPEPHQEIADPLRDPALYLNRELSQLDFNFRVMAQAQDGAVPLLERLRYLCISCTNLDEFFEIRAATVRQAQDFGMPLAADGIPHATLLKRIHDRAAALVDAQYRCWNEVLRPALSESGVRVLHRQHWNARQTRWLRAYFRDEIMPVLSPLGLDPAHPFPKILNKSLNIVVVLKGKDAFGRAGHLAIVRAPRSLPRIIQLPERASGGEHDFVFLSAVLSAFVDELFPGMDVKGAYQFRVTRNSELIVDEEEVENLALALRDELVGRGYLRAMRLEIASDCPKPIVRTLLQNFELPENAVYRIQGPVNLNRAIEIYDLVQRPDLKFPPYQSRQLKDMETIFERAAAGDLLMHHPFDAFTPVLELIRQAAEDPNVLAIKQTLYRAGKDSPIVEHLIQAARNGKDVTVVIELRARFDEEANLRLADRLQDAGVQVVYGVVGYKTHAKMLLIVRREGRKLVRYTHLGTGNYHAGTSRAYTDFGLITANPEIGSDVHQIFQQISGLAPAIKLKRLLQSPFTLHASVLARIEHEAKLAATGKTGRIVAKMNALNEPQVIRALYRASQAGVRIDLVVRGACTLRPGMPGVSENIRVRSIVGRFLEHSRVWWFGNDGQPQLFCSSADWLERNLLRRVEIGFPILDPELAARVKEESLDNYLLDNLNAWELQADGNYRQLTPEADAMPHSAQSTLLAKLCG, translated from the coding sequence ATGAGTCCACGCACGTCAGCACGCACCAGCGCACGCACCCCGCCTGCGCCAGAACCGCATCAGGAGATCGCCGATCCGCTGCGCGACCCTGCCTTGTATCTCAATCGCGAACTGTCGCAGCTCGACTTCAATTTCCGGGTGATGGCGCAGGCGCAGGACGGCGCGGTGCCACTGCTCGAACGGCTGCGCTATCTCTGCATTTCCTGCACCAATCTCGACGAATTCTTCGAGATCCGCGCCGCGACCGTGCGCCAGGCGCAGGACTTCGGGATGCCGCTGGCCGCCGACGGCATTCCGCACGCGACCCTGCTCAAGCGCATCCACGATCGCGCCGCAGCGCTGGTGGACGCGCAGTACCGCTGCTGGAATGAAGTGCTGCGGCCCGCGCTGAGCGAATCCGGGGTGCGCGTGCTGCATCGCCAGCACTGGAACGCACGCCAGACCCGCTGGCTGCGCGCGTATTTCCGCGACGAGATCATGCCGGTGCTGTCGCCGCTGGGCCTCGATCCCGCGCATCCGTTCCCGAAGATCCTCAACAAATCGCTGAACATCGTGGTGGTGCTGAAGGGCAAGGACGCGTTCGGTCGCGCCGGCCATCTCGCCATCGTTCGCGCGCCTCGCTCGCTGCCGCGCATCATCCAGTTGCCGGAGCGCGCCTCGGGCGGCGAGCACGATTTCGTGTTCCTGTCCGCGGTGCTGTCGGCATTCGTCGACGAATTGTTCCCCGGCATGGACGTGAAGGGCGCGTACCAGTTCCGCGTGACCCGCAATTCCGAATTGATCGTCGATGAGGAAGAAGTCGAGAACCTCGCGCTGGCGCTGCGCGATGAGCTGGTCGGTCGCGGCTACCTGCGCGCGATGCGGCTGGAGATCGCTTCGGACTGCCCAAAACCCATCGTGCGCACGCTGCTGCAGAATTTCGAACTGCCCGAGAACGCGGTCTACCGCATCCAGGGCCCGGTGAATCTCAACCGCGCCATCGAAATCTACGATCTGGTGCAGCGCCCGGACCTGAAATTCCCGCCGTATCAATCGCGGCAGCTCAAGGACATGGAAACCATCTTCGAGCGCGCCGCTGCGGGCGACCTGCTGATGCATCATCCCTTCGATGCGTTCACGCCCGTGCTGGAACTCATCCGGCAGGCGGCCGAAGACCCGAACGTGCTGGCGATCAAACAGACGCTGTACCGCGCGGGGAAGGATTCGCCGATCGTCGAGCACCTGATCCAGGCCGCGCGCAACGGCAAGGACGTGACCGTGGTGATCGAACTGCGCGCGCGTTTCGACGAAGAGGCCAACCTGCGTCTCGCCGACCGGCTGCAGGACGCGGGCGTGCAGGTGGTCTACGGCGTGGTCGGCTACAAGACCCACGCCAAGATGCTGCTGATCGTGCGCCGCGAGGGCCGCAAACTCGTCCGCTACACGCACTTGGGCACCGGCAACTATCACGCGGGCACATCGCGCGCCTACACCGACTTCGGACTGATCACCGCCAACCCGGAAATCGGCAGCGACGTCCATCAGATCTTCCAGCAGATTTCGGGCCTTGCGCCTGCGATCAAGCTCAAGCGCCTGCTGCAGTCGCCGTTCACGCTGCACGCCAGTGTATTGGCGCGGATCGAGCACGAAGCGAAGCTGGCGGCAACCGGCAAAACGGGGCGGATCGTCGCCAAGATGAATGCGCTCAACGAGCCGCAGGTGATCCGCGCGCTGTATCGCGCTTCGCAGGCCGGCGTGCGCATCGACCTGGTCGTGCGCGGCGCCTGCACCCTGCGTCCGGGCATGCCCGGCGTGTCCGAGAACATCCGCGTGCGCTCGATCGTCGGTCGCTTCCTCGAACACAGCCGCGTCTGGTGGTTCGGCAATGACGGCCAGCCGCAATTGTTCTGCTCCAGCGCCGACTGGCTGGAGCGCAACCTGCTGCGCCGGGTCGAAATCGGGTTTCCGATCCTCGATCCGGAACTGGCCGCCCGGGTCAAGGAGGAGTCGCTCGACAACTATCTCCTCGACAACCTCAACGCCTGGGAGCTGCAGGCCGACGGCAACTACCGGCAGCTGACCCCCGAAGCCGATGCGATGCCGCATTCGGCGCAATCGACGCTGCTGGCCAAACTGTGCGGTTGA
- a CDS encoding Ppx/GppA family phosphatase, whose translation MVVARTVLGQLRIIDRLRESVRLADGLDGKGGLNAEARERALDCLSRFGQRIRDLPPHCVRAIATNTVRALREPQAFLAAAEHALGHGIEVVSGREEARLIYLGVAHAQPPKPMQRRLVIDIGGGSTECIIGSGFDTIERESLQIGCVASTRRFFPNGKLSKKRWKDALTEIEAEFQQFAGLYRALGWQEAIGSSGTNKAIGDICAAMKLTKGAVTAEALPIVRDRMLAADRIEDIQLPGLPDDRKPIIAGGILVLEAAFETLGLERMMVSKAAMREGVLYDMLGRGGVDDPRDISIDALMQRYGVDRTQAKRVEDTVLRLFGQVATRWSLGDDERRMLAWAARVHEIGLAIAHSQYHVHGAYLLEHSDIAGFSRQEQLFLAALVRNHRRNISNKSLDALPDRLQAPVRRCAALLRIAVLLHRSHEVESIPKLELRVLGITVAISMSSSWLDKRPLLRSDLEHEPEGIAGLGIELHLDV comes from the coding sequence ATGGTCGTGGCGCGCACCGTGCTGGGCCAGTTGCGGATCATCGACCGCCTGCGCGAGAGCGTGCGCCTCGCCGATGGTCTGGACGGCAAGGGCGGATTGAACGCGGAAGCCCGCGAGCGCGCACTCGACTGCCTGTCGCGCTTCGGCCAACGCATCCGCGACCTCCCGCCGCACTGCGTCCGCGCGATCGCCACCAACACGGTGCGCGCGCTGCGCGAACCGCAGGCATTCCTCGCCGCAGCGGAGCACGCGTTGGGCCACGGTATCGAAGTGGTGTCCGGTCGCGAAGAAGCGCGACTGATCTACCTCGGTGTCGCCCACGCGCAGCCTCCAAAACCGATGCAGCGGCGCCTGGTGATCGACATCGGCGGCGGTTCCACCGAATGCATCATCGGCTCGGGCTTCGACACCATCGAACGCGAAAGCCTGCAGATCGGCTGCGTCGCCAGCACCCGGCGCTTCTTTCCCAACGGCAAACTGTCGAAAAAGCGCTGGAAAGACGCGTTGACCGAAATCGAAGCGGAATTCCAGCAGTTCGCAGGGCTGTATCGGGCGCTCGGCTGGCAGGAAGCGATCGGCTCCTCCGGCACCAACAAGGCCATCGGCGACATCTGCGCCGCGATGAAACTCACCAAAGGCGCGGTGACCGCCGAAGCGCTGCCGATCGTGCGCGACCGCATGCTCGCCGCCGACCGGATCGAGGACATCCAGTTGCCGGGATTGCCCGACGACCGCAAACCGATCATCGCCGGCGGCATTCTGGTGCTCGAAGCGGCGTTCGAAACGCTGGGCCTCGAACGGATGATGGTCAGCAAGGCGGCGATGCGCGAAGGCGTGCTCTACGACATGCTCGGTCGCGGCGGCGTGGACGATCCGCGCGATATTTCCATCGACGCGCTGATGCAGCGCTACGGCGTCGACCGCACCCAGGCCAAGCGCGTGGAAGACACCGTGCTGCGCTTGTTCGGCCAGGTCGCGACGCGCTGGAGCCTCGGCGACGACGAACGGCGGATGCTGGCCTGGGCCGCGCGCGTGCACGAAATCGGACTCGCCATCGCGCACAGCCAGTATCACGTCCATGGCGCCTACCTGCTGGAACACTCGGACATCGCCGGGTTTTCGCGGCAGGAACAACTCTTCCTGGCCGCGCTGGTACGCAACCACCGCCGCAACATCTCGAACAAGTCGCTGGACGCCCTGCCGGACCGCCTGCAGGCCCCGGTGCGTCGCTGCGCCGCGCTGCTGCGTATCGCGGTGCTGCTGCATCGTTCGCACGAGGTCGAATCGATCCCGAAACTGGAACTGCGCGTGCTCGGCATCACCGTTGCCATCTCGATGTCGAGCAGTTGGTTGGACAAGCGCCCCCTGCTGCGTTCGGATCTCGAACACGAACCCGAAGGCATCGCCGGGCTCGGCATCGAGCTGCATCTCGACGTCTGA
- a CDS encoding glycosyltransferase family 1 protein: MRYAIVTETYPPEINGVALTVQSLEHGLRERGHTVGVVRPRQKRHNRPAPHEYLVPGLSLPRYPGLRFGLPATRTLVSLWNLHRPDAIYVATEGPLGWSALRAARSLHIPAATGFHTRFDRYMRDYGVPFLQPLALRWMRRFHNSASATLVPTEELQDELRSMDFLHPVRLPRAVDSTQFHPMHRDDPLRASWGLRAEDLAVIHLGRIAPEKNLGLAVRAFREIQKQCPAARFVWVGDGPARETLAKENPDFVFCGLQRGEALARHFASSDLFLFPSRSETYGNVTLEAMASGVPTVAFDYGAARECLRDGEHGAAVANDSADGDDAFVRASVRIATDGNLRAQMRLAARDAISVLRPEQVAADFDTILQRLAHAGKRHEQQLVASPVAHE, from the coding sequence ATGCGCTACGCGATCGTCACCGAAACCTACCCGCCGGAGATCAATGGCGTCGCGTTGACCGTGCAGAGTCTCGAACATGGGCTGCGCGAACGCGGACACACCGTCGGCGTGGTACGCCCGCGACAGAAGCGACACAACCGGCCTGCCCCCCACGAATATCTGGTGCCAGGCCTTTCACTCCCCCGTTATCCCGGCTTGCGCTTCGGCCTGCCGGCGACCAGAACACTCGTCTCCCTGTGGAACCTGCACCGCCCGGATGCGATCTATGTGGCCACGGAAGGCCCATTGGGGTGGTCGGCGCTGCGCGCGGCGCGGTCGCTGCATATTCCTGCGGCGACCGGCTTCCACACGCGGTTCGATCGCTACATGCGCGACTATGGCGTGCCGTTCCTGCAGCCGTTGGCATTGCGTTGGATGCGTCGCTTCCATAACAGCGCGAGCGCAACGCTGGTGCCGACCGAGGAATTGCAGGACGAGCTGCGTTCGATGGATTTTCTGCACCCGGTGAGGTTGCCGCGCGCGGTAGACAGCACGCAATTCCATCCCATGCATCGCGACGATCCGCTGCGGGCGTCCTGGGGGCTGCGTGCCGAGGATCTTGCAGTGATCCATCTCGGACGGATCGCACCGGAGAAGAATCTCGGTCTCGCGGTGCGCGCATTCCGTGAGATCCAGAAACAGTGCCCCGCCGCGCGCTTCGTCTGGGTCGGCGACGGACCCGCGCGCGAAACGCTTGCGAAGGAGAATCCCGACTTCGTGTTCTGCGGCCTGCAGCGTGGCGAAGCGTTGGCGCGGCATTTCGCGAGCAGCGACCTTTTCCTGTTTCCCAGCCGCAGCGAAACCTACGGCAATGTCACCCTCGAAGCGATGGCCAGCGGCGTACCCACCGTCGCCTTCGATTACGGCGCGGCGCGCGAATGCCTGCGCGACGGCGAGCACGGCGCCGCCGTCGCGAACGACAGCGCGGACGGCGACGATGCATTCGTTCGCGCATCCGTGCGGATCGCCACGGACGGAAACCTGCGCGCGCAGATGCGGCTGGCCGCACGCGATGCGATCAGCGTCCTGCGCCCCGAACAGGTCGCCGCCGATTTCGACACGATCCTCCAACGCCTGGCCCATGCGGGGAAACGTCATGAACAACAGCTTGTTGCGTCGCCGGTTGCGCACGAATGA
- a CDS encoding phosphatase PAP2 family protein, whose amino-acid sequence MNNSLLRRRLRTNESEWCLRANALCGRLATRRFFSLISRLGDGVFWYALMAGLALFGGNNGMLAALHLAAIGLVSLALYKALKRWTRRPRPCASDLRIRAWVAPLDEFSFPSGHTLHAVAFTIVSLSCFPGLAWLLIPFTASVAVSRVVLGLHYPSDVLAATGIGSALALGSIWLRENAMMHA is encoded by the coding sequence ATGAACAACAGCTTGTTGCGTCGCCGGTTGCGCACGAATGAATCGGAGTGGTGCCTGCGCGCGAACGCGCTGTGCGGACGCCTCGCGACCAGGCGCTTCTTCTCGCTGATCAGCCGCCTCGGAGATGGCGTGTTCTGGTACGCGCTGATGGCCGGACTGGCGTTGTTCGGCGGCAACAACGGGATGCTCGCGGCACTGCATCTCGCCGCGATCGGCCTGGTGTCATTGGCCCTTTACAAGGCATTGAAGCGCTGGACGCGCCGCCCCCGCCCCTGCGCTTCCGATCTGCGTATCCGCGCCTGGGTCGCGCCGCTGGATGAATTCAGCTTTCCCTCGGGCCACACGCTGCACGCGGTGGCCTTCACCATCGTCAGCTTGTCCTGCTTTCCCGGGCTGGCATGGCTGCTGATTCCGTTCACCGCCAGCGTCGCCGTCTCGCGCGTGGTACTCGGCCTGCACTACCCGAGCGACGTGCTCGCGGCGACGGGCATCGGAAGTGCTTTGGCGTTGGGCTCGATCTGGCTGCGCGAGAACGCGATGATGCACGCGTAG
- a CDS encoding carbon-nitrogen hydrolase family protein produces the protein MKIAVAKYPIGAPRRFDDFAEKQSLWLREAASAGANIAVLPEYLSLELGAIFEAPIRDDLHASLAAIQRYRGAWLALYSALSQETGMRIVAGTFLLDTGNGRYRNRADLFSPEGGAVWQDKLQLTGFEKKTGVIDGGDALKVFDFDGVRAGIAICYDIEFPLPVRAQCEAGAHLLLVPSCTDTLAGATRVRVGCLARALENRSFVAKAVTTGAAEWSPALDINTGEAAVYAPMDVGFPVDGILVASNEGAGWSYADIDVAQLDGSRAQAQVANDRDWRGQLAPQLLQATVERCS, from the coding sequence ATGAAGATCGCGGTTGCGAAATATCCCATCGGCGCGCCGCGACGTTTTGACGATTTCGCGGAAAAGCAGAGCCTCTGGCTTCGTGAGGCCGCTTCTGCGGGTGCAAACATCGCCGTGCTGCCGGAATACCTGTCGCTGGAACTGGGCGCGATCTTCGAGGCACCGATCCGGGACGACTTGCATGCTTCGCTCGCCGCGATCCAACGTTATCGCGGGGCATGGCTCGCTCTGTATTCGGCGCTGTCGCAAGAGACCGGCATGCGCATCGTCGCCGGTACGTTCCTGCTCGACACCGGGAACGGCCGTTACCGTAATCGTGCGGATCTGTTTTCGCCGGAGGGCGGCGCGGTCTGGCAGGACAAGCTGCAGCTGACCGGCTTCGAGAAGAAGACCGGAGTGATCGATGGTGGCGATGCGCTGAAAGTGTTCGATTTCGACGGCGTGCGCGCGGGGATCGCGATCTGCTACGACATCGAATTCCCGCTGCCGGTACGTGCGCAGTGCGAGGCCGGCGCGCACTTGCTGTTGGTGCCCAGTTGCACCGATACCTTGGCGGGCGCAACGCGCGTGCGCGTGGGATGCCTTGCGCGCGCGCTGGAAAACCGCAGTTTCGTCGCCAAGGCGGTGACCACCGGAGCAGCCGAGTGGAGCCCTGCGCTGGATATCAATACCGGCGAAGCGGCGGTGTACGCGCCGATGGATGTCGGTTTCCCGGTCGACGGCATCCTGGTCGCGAGCAATGAGGGCGCAGGCTGGTCGTATGCCGATATCGATGTCGCGCAGCTCGACGGCAGCCGTGCACAGGCGCAGGTCGCGAACGATCGCGATTGGCGTGGGCAGCTCGCGCCGCAGTTGTTGCAGGCGACGGTCGAGCGCTGTTCGTAG
- a CDS encoding GNAT family N-acetyltransferase, translating into MTSNAPDHSRIQIRRVAGVEIHPHLDAVAALRIAVFRDWPYLYDGDPGYEREYLDAYARSADSVFVLAFDGDAVIGASTGLPLADDSAEFRAPFEAAGIDVSKVFYFGESVLLPAYRGRGIGHAFFDHREAHARALDRFELAAFCAVDRDADDPRRPEGHRGNEVFWTKRGYARRPEMTMRLHWNETGRGEIEHALTFWTRALEQAPDA; encoded by the coding sequence ATGACTTCGAATGCGCCCGATCATTCCCGCATCCAGATCCGCCGTGTCGCAGGCGTCGAGATCCATCCGCATCTCGACGCGGTCGCCGCGCTGCGGATCGCCGTGTTCCGCGACTGGCCGTACCTCTACGACGGCGATCCCGGCTACGAACGCGAGTATCTCGATGCCTATGCCCGCTCCGCCGACAGCGTCTTCGTGCTTGCCTTCGATGGCGACGCGGTGATCGGCGCCTCCACCGGATTGCCGCTGGCGGACGACTCGGCCGAGTTCCGCGCACCGTTCGAAGCGGCAGGCATCGATGTGTCCAAGGTGTTCTATTTCGGCGAATCCGTCCTGCTGCCGGCATATCGCGGTCGCGGCATCGGTCATGCGTTCTTCGATCATCGCGAAGCGCATGCGCGCGCGCTCGACCGTTTCGAACTTGCCGCTTTCTGCGCGGTGGATCGCGATGCCGACGACCCGCGTCGCCCGGAAGGACATCGCGGCAACGAGGTGTTCTGGACAAAGCGCGGCTACGCGCGCCGGCCGGAGATGACGATGCGCCTGCACTGGAACGAGACCGGTCGCGGAGAGATCGAACATGCACTGACGTTCTGGACGCGCGCCCTGGAACAGGCGCCTGACGCATGA
- the creD gene encoding cell envelope integrity protein CreD, whose translation MRLFLKILMVIGLTIAILVPLLMIRGTIQDRQNYRREAVQTVARSSAGAQALSGPVLMVPYTELVEVEEKDNQGFTRKVRREDSGLWMFFPETLEAKGTMKPIVRKIGLHEVRKYEFATRLHAEFKATVPSDADALAPRRIGQPYLSYAIADVRGVVGLQTLTINGKDVELLQGPGSGDGGGLHARLPVTVAGGAIVLDSQLDFTLEGTESLAIAPLAKRNIITIDSPWPHPLFNGDFLPRKRTIDGKGFHAEWEISSLATNAQAQYIGGSRVPGMAPAGSADAENNAETVSGLDAIGVSLVEPVNIYSQADRASKYGILFVLLTFVGFFMFELIKQLRIHPIQYGLVGLALAIFFLLLVALSEHMEFGKAYLVASAACIGLLGYYVSHVLRSWLRGFGFAAMLSTLYGALYGLLISEDNAMVLGAGLLFLILAAIMVVTRKIDWYSVGTANPPPLPRS comes from the coding sequence ATGCGATTGTTCCTGAAGATTCTCATGGTGATTGGATTGACCATCGCCATTCTCGTTCCGCTGCTGATGATCCGCGGCACCATCCAGGACCGGCAGAATTACCGTCGTGAGGCGGTGCAGACCGTCGCGCGCAGTTCGGCGGGCGCGCAGGCGCTCTCGGGGCCGGTGCTGATGGTGCCGTACACCGAGCTGGTCGAAGTCGAGGAGAAGGACAACCAGGGGTTCACCCGCAAGGTGCGGCGCGAAGACAGCGGGCTCTGGATGTTCTTCCCGGAGACCCTGGAAGCCAAGGGCACGATGAAACCGATCGTGCGCAAGATCGGCCTGCATGAAGTGCGCAAATACGAATTCGCGACTCGGCTCCATGCGGAATTCAAGGCCACCGTTCCCAGCGACGCCGACGCGCTCGCGCCGCGCAGGATCGGGCAGCCGTATCTCAGCTACGCCATCGCCGATGTCCGCGGCGTGGTCGGTCTGCAGACGCTCACGATCAACGGCAAGGACGTCGAACTGCTGCAGGGCCCGGGCAGCGGCGACGGCGGCGGTCTGCACGCGCGACTACCGGTGACCGTGGCCGGCGGTGCGATCGTCCTCGACAGCCAACTCGATTTCACCCTCGAAGGCACGGAATCGCTGGCGATCGCGCCGTTGGCCAAACGCAACATCATCACCATCGACTCGCCGTGGCCGCATCCGCTGTTCAACGGCGATTTCCTGCCGCGCAAGCGCACGATCGACGGCAAGGGCTTCCATGCGGAGTGGGAAATCTCTTCGCTGGCGACCAATGCGCAGGCGCAGTACATCGGCGGTTCGCGGGTGCCTGGCATGGCGCCCGCTGGATCGGCGGATGCCGAGAACAATGCCGAAACGGTGTCGGGCCTGGATGCCATCGGCGTGTCGCTGGTCGAACCGGTCAACATCTATTCGCAGGCCGATCGCGCCAGCAAGTACGGCATCCTGTTCGTGCTGCTGACCTTCGTCGGCTTCTTCATGTTCGAGCTGATCAAGCAGCTGCGGATCCACCCGATCCAGTACGGCCTGGTCGGCCTGGCGCTGGCGATCTTCTTCCTGCTGCTGGTGGCGCTGTCCGAGCACATGGAATTCGGCAAGGCGTATCTCGTCGCCAGCGCGGCGTGCATCGGCCTGCTGGGCTATTACGTCAGTCATGTGCTGCGCTCCTGGCTGCGCGGTTTCGGCTTCGCCGCGATGCTGTCCACGCTGTACGGCGCGCTGTACGGGCTGCTGATCTCCGAGGACAACGCGATGGTGCTTGGTGCGGGCCTGCTGTTCCTGATCCTCGCCGCGATCATGGTGGTCACCCGCAAGATCGACTGGTACAGCGTCGGCACGGCGAATCCGCCGCCGCTGCCGCGCAGCTGA